The Dehalobacter sp. DCM sequence GTGCCATATGCGGTGATATTGCCGTGACAATGGGTTTTGATGAGGACGATGTGAAGCAGATTCGCTTAGCCGGACTGATGCATGATATCGGAAAAATAGATATTGACAATCATTATCAATAACGATAAAATATAACTAAATACCACGTGATTATTTAATTGACTATAAGTTAGAATAATCTAACTCGAAGAGGGGGAGCAACAATGTCTTTAACAAAAGGCAAGCTGAATACACCTTATACGGTTAGCAGCGTGAAAACCAATTACGAAGATATACGGCAATTCCTGTTCTCGCTGGGGTGTTATCCCGGGGAGAAAATAACCATTATTTCTAAATTAGCGTCTAATTACATCGTCAATATTAAAGATGCCCGATATAGTATTGATGAAGATTTAGCAAATGCGATTATCGTCTGAACATTAATAGACAATGTATGAGTACCCAGAGGGCGTCATTTTTTAACAAAAAAGTTAGAGCAATCTAACATAGTTTTGAGGAGGAACCGATGCGAATTGCATTAGCAGGAAACCCAAATAGCGGAAAAACAACATTATTTAATGCGCTGACGGGTAAAAGTGAGCAAGTGGGTAACTGGGTCGGCGTCACCGTGGAAAAAAAAGAAGGCATTATTAAGCAGAGCTTATACCAGAGCAGCTTAAACCAGAGCTTAGATCAGAGTAAAGAAAATACGATCGTGGTTGATTTGCCCGGCGCTTACTCGATGTCGCCTTATACACAGGAAGAGTCCATTACCAAAGAGTTTGTACTGAATGAAAAACTGGATGTGATCATCAACATCGTCGATGCTACAAACATAAGCCGGAGTTTATTTTTTACAACCGAATTACTGGATTTGGGCATACCGATCGTCATCGCTCTGAATAAAAGTGACTTAACCCAGAAGAAGGGCACAATGATTAATGTGCAAGCGTTGAGTGAGGCATTGAAATGCCCGGTGGTAGAAACGATATTAACCAAATCCGACAAGAATGGTCTGAAGGAATTGCTGGCGGAGGTCTTCGCTGCGGACAAAGCTAAAATAAAACAAAACCCGCCGAATATAAGGGGATCTGTGACAGTTACCAGTAAGGAAGAATACCAACAGACAAATCTAAAACGGTACGCCTTTGTTAATGCGATCGTCGCCGAAGTGGAAAGAAAAATGATCAGCTCCGAAAAACAAACCCTACAGGATCAGGTTGACCGGATCGTTGCGCACAAATGGCTGGGAATCCCGATCTTTGCGGCAGTCATCTATCTTGTTTTCTCTATTTCGCAGACGT is a genomic window containing:
- a CDS encoding HD domain-containing protein, producing the protein MNTLFEKSDREMLHSKRVSAICGDIAVTMGFDEDDVKQIRLAGLMHDIGKIDIDNHYQ
- a CDS encoding FeoA family protein codes for the protein MSLTKGKLNTPYTVSSVKTNYEDIRQFLFSLGCYPGEKITIISKLASNYIVNIKDARYSIDEDLANAIIV